The DNA sequence GCCATGCCAAGTACGACAAGAAGATCGGCAGCCTGGGTGAAGAGCAGTTGACGTGGCTGGAGGCGAAGCTGGACGCGCACAAGCCCACGTTTGTGTTCATCCACTTCCCGCTGTCGATTGTTGCGCCCAAGGAGAAAGCCGACCTCGGCCTGCACCCACTGTTGAAGAAGCACAAGGACACGGTTCAACTGGTGGTGTCGGGCCACTGGCACCGCTGGTTTGAGTTCGGACGGTCCTACGGGCCGCTACACCAGGTGATCGCGGCCACGCGCTACGACCCGAATGCCTATCTGATTGTCGAGGCCGACACCAAGAAGCAAAGCCACCGCCTGCTGAATATCGACCTCGTGGACTGGAACACGCACTACAGCAAGCCGTGGCGCGGTCTGTAAGTCCGATTACAGGCCGGCTTTGATTCGTACCGCGTTGCCCGACGGGTCGCGCAACAGGATATCGCCGCCATTGTCCGCAACCGGTGAGGCGATGGCGGCGATTCTGCGTAGTTCGGCCGCGTTGGGCACAACCACCGTGAATTCCTTCAAACCCATCGCGCCCTCCGGATTCGGCCTCGCGCCTACGCCGGCCCACGTGTTCACGGCGATGTGGTGATGGTAGCCGCCAGCCGACAGGAATGTGGCGGAGCGGCCGTAGCGCAATGTGACGTCGAAGCCGAGCAGGCCATTGTAGAAAGCCTCGGCTTCGGCGATGTCACCGACGTGCAGGTGGACATGGCCCATGCGTGTGCCTTCGGGCAGGCCGTGGTCCGTGGGTGCGCCAATCGCGGCGGCCAGCACGCCCTGCGCATCCAGGGGATCGGTAGCCATCTGGACCTCTCCGTTGCGGACAGTCCACTCCGCACGATCCCGATCGCGGTAGATCTCGATGCCGTTGCCTTCCGGATCAGCCAGGTAGATGGCCTCGCTCACCAGATGATCGGCCGCGCCCTGCAAGGGAACGCCGGAGTCGATGAGGTGCCTCAACGCCGCGCCGAGGGCACGCCGGGTGGGCAGCAACAAGGCGAAATGGTAGAGCCCGGCCGTTCGCGGGACTCGCCGGGCGCCCGGGTTGCCATGCAGCACCAGCAGTTCGTCCACGCCAACGCCCAGGTGGACAGTTTCGTCTTGCTGCTTCAACACCTGGAGGCCGAGCCGGCTGGTGTAGAAATCCACCGCCTGGCTCAGCGAGGCGACTGTC is a window from the uncultured Paludibaculum sp. genome containing:
- a CDS encoding VOC family protein; translated protein: MSLTVASLSQAVDFYTSRLGLQVLKQQDETVHLGVGVDELLVLHGNPGARRVPRTAGLYHFALLLPTRRALGAALRHLIDSGVPLQGAADHLVSEAIYLADPEGNGIEIYRDRDRAEWTVRNGEVQMATDPLDAQGVLAAAIGAPTDHGLPEGTRMGHVHLHVGDIAEAEAFYNGLLGFDVTLRYGRSATFLSAGGYHHHIAVNTWAGVGARPNPEGAMGLKEFTVVVPNAAELRRIAAIASPVADNGGDILLRDPSGNAVRIKAGL